The nucleotide window TCAACGCCCTCTAGGAAGCAGCTTCAAAGCTCACCGGCATTAACTGCCGATGACACGAAGGCCCCCGCCGATTCGGCGGGGGCCTTCAGCGTTAACGCTATGCACTCAGTGGCCAGCGCTCGCTGCGATGACGGTAACGGCACGCTCGACGGCATATTCGGGATCCCGGGCTGCGCCCTTCACCTGGGCATCGGTTTCGGCAAGCATCTGAATGCAGGCAGCCAACGCAGCCGAGTCCCAGTTCCTGGCGTCCTTACGTGCTTGGTCGAATTGCCACGGGGCCAGGCCGGCGTCCTTAGCGCTGACTGATGCTCCCTTGACCTTGGCGATCTGCCTGAGTTTCATGGCCAGGACAGCGACTATCGGCACCGGGTCAACGCCCGTGGCCAATGCATGGCGGAGCGTGGCCAGGGCAACTGCTCCCCTGCCGGAGACGGCAGCGTCAGCCACCTTGAACCCAGTAGCTTCCACCCGACCGCCGTAGTACTTCTCGACCGTCTCTTCCGTGACCGTTCCCTGAACGTCCGAGATCAGCTGGGCGCACGCCGCCGCAAGATCCGGGAGGGACGCCCCGACGGCAGAGACCAGAGCTTGACCGGCCGCCGGATCAAGTCCGCGACGGGCAGCTTTGAACTCCCGCCGGACAAAGTCCAGTTTGTCCGAGTCCTTCTTCATCGCCTGGCAGTCGACCACCGGTGCCCCGCTGGCCTTGATAGCGTCAAGCAATTTCTTGCCCCGGACGCCGCCCGAATGGTGCAGCACCAAAGTAACGTCCTCCGCCGGCGCCTGCAGATATGCCACGGCGTCGGCCAGGAACTCGTCGTTCATCTGCGCAACTCCGTCCACTTCAACGAGCTTTGACTCGCCGAAGAGGCTGGGACTGGCAATCATGGTCAGTTGGCCGGACGCATAGGATGCGGCTTCCAGCGTGGTGAGCTCCACGTCCGGATGGACTCCCCGGGTCAGCGAACGAATACGGTCTCTGGCCCGGTGTGCCAAATATTCTTCCGGCCCGCTGATGAGCACGACCGGAGCCGGTTCAACGTCGCGCCAGGAAACGATTCGACCGGCAGTCTTGCTGCCTGCGGCCGGACGGGCCGGGGGTGGATTCACAGCTCAGGTCCTCCTAGTATCAGAGTCAACATTGTCACGGGCAGCCGATTTTCCCAAGCCGGATTCCCATCATTCCGCCGGGCGCACGGCTAGGCTGCCGCCTGCGAGATCGATCACGATGGTACCGATTTGATCCGTCCGGAAAACTGGTACCCGGAGCCGCTCCAGGGCCGAGAGGATCTCGGGTGCAGGATGGCCATAATCGTTGCCACGGCCCACGGAAATGACCGCCGTTCTCGGCTGCACCCGGTCCAGGATCGCGGTCCCACCGTTGCGGGCGCCATGATGGCTGATCTTGAGGACGTCCACGCTGCCCGGTTCTAGCGCCAAGCCCCGGAGCAGATCTGCCGCGGCATCCTCTTCCAGATCGCCGGTCAGCAGTATCCGCAGAACCCCGCCGTCTGCGTCCGGCAAGGCGACCAGCATGACGATACTCGAGTCATTCTCTGAAGCGCCGCCCCGTGCCGCCGTCGGCCAGAGTATTTGCCACGAAGCGCTGCCGGTCCGGCCGGACTGGCCCGCCTTGCCTAGCTCAGGATCCAGCCCGTGTTCGGCCAGTGTGCCCTCGACCAGGTCGGGCAGCTCCTTCTTCGAACTGCCAACGAGCACCCGTGCCACCCTACGTCCGTCCAGCACGCCGTCCAGGCCACCGTAATGGTCCAGGTGCATATGCGTGAGCACCAAAAGCCCGACGCTTTCCACTCCGAGCGAATCCAGACACGAATCCATAGCGTCTGGTTCAGGCCCCGCATCAATAACCATGGCCTGTCCCGAACCTGTGCGGATGACCAGCCCGTCTCCTTGGCCGACATCGCAGACCACAGCATCCCAGCGATCCGGCAGCGGAACGGCACCCGTGCTCGAGACCAGCCAACCCACCAGCGCACCGGCGACAGCGGCCGCACAAAACACGGTCCCCACCCGCCGCTTCCCGGGCCATCGCCCTACGGCAAGCCACGTGGTTCCCCGCTCGAGGCGTTTCACCTGCTCCGCACCCACACGGGGCGCCTGATTCGCGGACGCTGGAGTGTACCGCCGGCCGGAGCCGCTGCCACGGCCGGCCGCCTGCTCGACCCTGAAGCACAGGGAGGAAATACCGAGCCGACCCTGCGCAGCCAGCCACAAAAGGGCCAGAAGCACAACGGCGGCAGCGGCCGCCAGGACCGCGCCGGCCGGTCCGCCAAGCCACGGAAGAGTGGCCAGTGGAAGTCCGGAGAAGGTCCGGGCGATCTGCGCGACCCAGAGGGTGAGAAAGCCGGTCGCGTGGACGAGCCAACTACCGGGTAGGGGCACCCATGGGAGCAGCGCCAGGGAAACCATGCCGCCGATGGTGACGAAGGGAACCACCGGCGCCGCCAGGACGTTGGCCGGTATCGAGAACATGGCCAATTCCGGTTGGAGCTGGACGAGGACGGGCGTGCAGAAAAGCTGGGCAGCCAGCGGTATCGCCATGGCATCGGCGAGCAGCTTCGGCATAAAGTGTTGCAGCCATCGCGAGCACGTGCTGCCGAGCAGCACCAACCCCAAGGTAGCCAGGACCGAGAGAATGAAACTGTATTCGCCTGCCAGCCATGGATCCGCCAGCAAGAGGACGATGACGGCCAGAGCGAGGAAGGACAGCGAGGCACGACGTCGGCCGGATACCAGCGCAGCAACGCCTATCGCTCCCATGACGGCGGCACGCAGGACGCTCGGCTCCGGCCGCACCAGCAGCACAAATCCGGCCAGCGCGACAATGCCCAGTACCGAGCTCAGCCACCGAGGCGTTCGGCAGGCGGCTGCCAACAGGTAGACAAATCCAAGCAAGTAACTGCAGTTTGCGCCGCTGACCGCCATGAGGTGCGTCAGCCCGGTACGGCGCATGGCCTCCTCCAAGTCGTCGGTCTGCTGTTCCCTGTCGCCAAACACCATTCCTGGCAGCAATCCGCGCGCGTCCGGCGGCAGTCCCCCGGTGTGTTCGACGAATAGGCTCCGGAGCGTGGTGACCGCTTCAGCAGCCGCCGGAGTCGAGGTCACATCGGGCGCCGTTGAGGCACTCAGCATGGCAGCTTCCGACGATCCCGGTTCCATCGGTGCCAGGGTTCCGGCGGCGTGCAATCGATCCCCGTAGCGGACTGTCCGCCATGTCTGGCTACCGATGACGAGCACCGGGGTTGCAGCCTCGAATTTCCGTCCCGAGTGCGATGCCTCCGTGATTTCGGCGGTGACGAGATACCGTGGTCCGGAGCCAAACATCGACGGATTTTTTGACCGCGAGGCATCCGAGAGCGCCGTTAGTTCGGCGGTGACGTACGCTCCGGAGTCGATGGCGGGCCCGATCGGCCCGCTGAGCCGCTCCGTGTGTTTGATGCCGATGACCAGTGCCAGCAGGCCGGCAGTGCACACCAGCAGGAACACTGTGCCATTCACCGCGGGAATTGCCTTCCGCCGCCGGCGGAGCAGCCCGGCCAGCAGGAGAACTGTCACGGCGCCCGTGCACGTGCCTGCGTAAGTCAAGGCCATCGCAGCCGGTAACCGCAGCAAAATGAGCGACAACAGCCAACAGGTTGTCGCCGCGGCGGCTAGTCTTAGATCAAGTCTGACGGCGCGGGAGCCGCTTTCTCCAACTCCTGGCCGCAACGCTTTAGCTGCGGCGGCACCACTTGGGCCCTTTTCCCGGAAGAACCACGCTTTCAAGCTTCGTTTTCCGGCGGGGCCTGCGTCGCTGGTGGCGTCCATGACCATTGCGCCGGCCACTTCCCGGGCTGCCCGCGCATAGTGCTGCCAGGGCGGTGCCGGGCTCATACGGTGACCAAATCCACGAGGCTTGCGAGCATGACTTCGCCGATGCCCGGCACTGCATCCAGGTCTTCGGGCCGGCCAAAACTTCCATGCTGCTCGCGGAAGTCGATGATGCGCTGGGCCAGAACGGGTCCGACCCGGGGCAGCGTCTTAAGTTCTTCCAGCGTCGCGCTGTTGAGATTGATCTTGGCTGCGGGCTCGTCTTCTGCTCCGCCGGCACCGCCCTCGGGACCCGCTGCACTCCCGCTGCTGCCGGGGACGGACTGGTGCTCTGGTGAGGAAACGAAGACCTGTTGGCCGTCCGTGAGCGGCGCCGCCAGGTTCAGTGATGCCAGGTCCGCGGTTTCGCTGGCACCTCCCGCGGCTTCCAGTGCTTCAAAAACCCGCGCCGATGCCGGTAGACGGACAATGCCCGGACGGCCGACGGCGCCGGCCACATGGACGACGATCTGCGCCGCATCACCGGGACCGGCCTCCGGCCCTGGGGAAACACCCTCCTCGTCCGCCTGGGCCGAGGGTACCGGCTCGGCGGCCTGCTCCGGGCCCTGTCCTTCACCGGAGGGTCCGGCCACTGCCGCGGAGCTCGTGACGGGCAGGGAGAGCAGGACGTCGCTCTCTTCCCTGTGGGTGTCGGCCGTCAGGAGCAGCACCAGAGCGTAGCCGACGGCCAGTCCTGCGGCGATCAGCGCTGCCCCCAGTGCCACCCGCAGACGCGGGCGGCGGGCAGATATTTTCAGGCCGTGGCTGGCTTCTGTGGCGGCTGTTCCCCAGCGATGGCGGCCCATGGCACTACGCTATGGAGGAAATCAACGGCCGGGCAGGATGCTCCTGTGCCTTGTGGACAGGAGCATGCCCGCCCACATTGTGGAGATCAGGACACCGGGTCGGGCATGGCGGGTCCTATGACGACGGCGAGGACTCCCAGTCCGGCATGCGCGGCCAGCACCGACGGTACTGCGGTAACCAGGATCTCATCACCTACATGAGGACTGAGCTCTTCGGCCAGCGACCTGGCCTCTGCTTCATTGCCGAAATAATGGACAGCGAGCTGCGGTGAATACTCGAGTTCTTCGATCCGCCGGACCACCAGCTGCTGCATACGGACCAGCGCCTTAGAAGCGGTCCTTATTTTTTCCACCTCTGCGATGGCACCGTCACGGATCGTGAGAATAGGTTTGATAGCCAGCAGCGACCCGAAGAACCCGGCCGCCGGATTGATCCGCCCGCCCCGGCGCAGCTGGTCCAGGCTCGGAACATAGAAGAGGACATCGGCCGCTGCCGCCGCTTCCCGGGCCCGTTCCGCCACCGCGGATACCTCCGCGCCATCCTGGGCCGCCAGCACCGCGGCGACGACGGCAAAGCCCTCCGCCATCGCCACCGACCGGGTATCGACGATCTCCACCCGGATATCGACTTCTGCCGCAGCAAGCGCCGCGGCTTCCACGGTGCCGGACAGGGATCCAGAGAGGTGGATGGAGACGATCGCGTCGTAGCCCTGCCGCTGCAGTTCCTCATAGGTCCGTGTGAAGAGGCCCGGCGACGGTCTGGAGGTCTTGACTTCCTTGCCTTCGGCCAGGCCGATGGTCAGCACGGCGGGGACGTCGTCCACGCCCTCGCCGTAAATTTGGCCGGAAATCATCACCGGCATTGGCACGATCCGCAGCCAGTCCGCGGTTTCTGGTTCGGCCGCCCACTCAGCCGGCAGCGAAGCCGCCGAATCGGTTACCACGGCGACCCGGGGGCCTCCGGACGCTTCGTCCGGCTTGCGGCCAGCCGGGTGCAGCAGTTGCCGTGACCGCTGCACCAGATCCTCGAGCCATGACATTGTCAGCCGTCCTTAGGCCGGGACGATATTGACCAGTTTGGGTGCCCGGACGATGACCGTGCGGATGCTGCGTCCGTCAAGCGTTTTGACCACCTGTTCCGATGCCAAGGCCTTGGCCTTGAGCTCCTCTTCGCTGATGTCCGGGGCTACTTCAAGCCGGTCCCGGACCTTGCCCTGGACCTGGACGACGGCGGTGACCGTGGCCTGGACCAGCAGCTGCTCGTCGACCGCCGGCCAGCTGGCTTCCGCAACCGAGGGCTCATGCCCAAGCGCTGCCCAGAGGTCCTCTGCGGTGTACGGAGCGAAGAGGCTCAACACAATGGCGACGGCTTCGGCAGCTTCCCGGACGGCGGGATCGGCGCCGCCGACACCGCTGTCGATCGTCTTGCGCGTGGCATTGACCAGCTCCATGAGGCGGGCGATGACCACGTTGAACTTATGGTTGTCCAGCAGTTCGGCGGCGTCGGCGATGGTCCGGTGGGTCACCGAGCGTAGCGCGCGGTCGCCGTCGGCCGGGTCGGTGCCAACGGCGGAAGTCACGTCCTGGCCCAGCCGCCAAGCACGGGCCAGGAATTTAGCCGAACCCGACGGGGAAACGTCGGCCCAGTCGACGTCGTCCTCCGGCGGTGAAGCGAAAATCATAGTCAGTCGGACGGCGTCGACACCGAACTTGTCCAGCTGCTCGCCGAGGTCCACCCCGTTGCCCAGAGACTTGCTCATGGCCTTGCCCCCGTTGAGGACCTGGCCCTGGTTCAGCAGCGCACTGAACGGCTCGTCGAAGTCCACCAGCCCGAGATCCTTGAGCACCTTGGTGAAGAACCGGCTGTACAGCAGGTGCAGGATGGCGTGCTCGACGCCGCCCACGTACTGTCCGACCGGCAGCCATTTGTTGACCGCTTCGACGTCGAACGGCCCTTCCGTGTAGTCCGGCGAAGCAAACCGAAGGTAGTACCAGGAGGAATCCACGAAGGTGTCCATGGTGTCCGTATCCCGGGTGGCGGCGCGTCCGCAGTTCGGGCAGTCCACGTTGACCCAGTCCGCGGCGGCGGCCAGAGGCGATGTTCCCTTGGGCGAGAGCGCTTCGCCGCGCAGGTCTTCGGGCAGCCGCACCGGAAGCTGGTCATCGGGAACCGGCACCTCGCCACATTCGGCGCAGTGGATGATGGGGATGGGAGCACCCCAGAAGCGCTGGCGGCTGAGCAGCCAATCGCGGAGCCGGTAGTTGACCGTCTTCTCGCCGGTGCCGGCCGCCTCCACCATGTCGATGGCCTTGGCAATGCCCTCTGCCTTGGACAGGCCATCGAGGTCGCCCGAGTTGATCAGGCTGCCTTCGCCGGTGGTGGCGGTCCCGCTGACCGCGGGATCTTCCTCACCGGTGTCCAGCACCGCCCGCACGGGCAGGTCGAACGTCTTGGCGAAGTCCAGGTCGCGCTGGTCGTGCGCGGGAACAGCCATGATCGCGCCGGTGCCGTAGTCCGCCAGCACGTAGTCCGCGGCCCAGACCGGCAGTTTCTCGCCGTTCAACGGGTTGATGGCATAACGGCCGAGGAAGACGCCGGTCTTCTCCCGGTCGGTGGACTGGCGTTCAATATCGGAAAGGGCCTTGACCTTTTCGCGGTAGTCCATCAGCGCATCGTGCTGTTCGGGCGTGACCAGGTCCAGGGCCAGGTGGGCATCCGCCGCAACAACGAAGAACGTCGCGCCGTGCAGGGTGTCCGGGCGGGTCGTGAAGACGGTGACGTCCTTGGCTTCCCGGCCGTCTGAGGGCTCGATGTTGAAGTTGACGTGGGCACCCTCGGACCGGCCGATCCAGTTGCGCTGCATGGCCAGCACACGCTCAGGCCAGCGGCCCTTCAGCTCATCCATGTCATCCAGCAACCGGTCGGCGTACTCCGTGATCTTGAAGTACCACTGGTTCAGGCTCTTCTTGGTCACCGGCGTGCCGCATCGTTCACAGGCACCGTTGACAACCTGTTCGTTGGCCAGCACGGTCAGGTCCTTCGGGCACCAGTTGACCGGCGAGTTCTTGCGGTAGGCCAGCCCCCGCTCGTAGAACCGCAGGAACAGCCACTGCGTCCAGCGGTAGTAGTCCGCGTCGGAAGTATGCAGCCGCCGGGACCAGTCGGCACTGATGGCGTAGCGCTTGAATGACGCCGCCTGCGTCTCGATGTTGGCGTACGTCCATTCGGACGGGTGCGCGTTGCGCTTGATGGCCGCATTCTCCGCCGGCAGTCCAAAGGAGTCCCAGCCGATGGGGTGCAGGACGTCGTAGCCCTTCAGCCGCAGGTAACGTGCGACGACGTCGCCCATGGCAAACGCCTCGGCATGGCCCATGTGCAGGTCACCCGAGGGATAGGGGAACATGTCCAGCACGTAACGGCGTTCCTTCGAGCCGTCGTCAACGGCCTTGAAGACACCGAGCTCTTCCCAGACGGCAGGCCATTTGGCCTCCATGGCGGAAAAACTGTACTCGTTCGGTTCGGTACCAGACTGCGTACTCACGTTGACTTGTCCTCGTCCTCTTGGTTGCTACGGCGCACTCCCGGTGGTTGCCGCTTAGACACACAAAAGCCCCTCGACACGGGAGGGGCGGCCGCACGTTACGGAAGTGTTCCGTAGGTGCGGCTAGCTAAGCAGAAGTGCGGACATGGAATTACTTTACCGCAGATCAGCCGAAGGCTTCCCTCGGCACTCCCGGCCGGATCAGGTTCAGCGCACGTCCTCGTCCACCCAGTCGAACGTCCGGGTCACCGCCTTCTTCCACAGCCGCAGCTGCCGGTCACGCTCGGAGGAGTCCAGCTGAGGTTCCCAGCGACGGTCCTGAATCCAGTTCGACCGCAGTTCCGCTAGGTCCTGCCAG belongs to Arthrobacter crystallopoietes and includes:
- a CDS encoding ComEA family DNA-binding protein; this encodes MGRHRWGTAATEASHGLKISARRPRLRVALGAALIAAGLAVGYALVLLLTADTHREESDVLLSLPVTSSAAVAGPSGEGQGPEQAAEPVPSAQADEEGVSPGPEAGPGDAAQIVVHVAGAVGRPGIVRLPASARVFEALEAAGGASETADLASLNLAAPLTDGQQVFVSSPEHQSVPGSSGSAAGPEGGAGGAEDEPAAKINLNSATLEELKTLPRVGPVLAQRIIDFREQHGSFGRPEDLDAVPGIGEVMLASLVDLVTV
- the holA gene encoding DNA polymerase III subunit delta, encoding MNPPPARPAAGSKTAGRIVSWRDVEPAPVVLISGPEEYLAHRARDRIRSLTRGVHPDVELTTLEAASYASGQLTMIASPSLFGESKLVEVDGVAQMNDEFLADAVAYLQAPAEDVTLVLHHSGGVRGKKLLDAIKASGAPVVDCQAMKKDSDKLDFVRREFKAARRGLDPAAGQALVSAVGASLPDLAAACAQLISDVQGTVTEETVEKYYGGRVEATGFKVADAAVSGRGAVALATLRHALATGVDPVPIVAVLAMKLRQIAKVKGASVSAKDAGLAPWQFDQARKDARNWDSAALAACIQMLAETDAQVKGAARDPEYAVERAVTVIAASAGH
- the leuS gene encoding leucine--tRNA ligase; amino-acid sequence: MSTQSGTEPNEYSFSAMEAKWPAVWEELGVFKAVDDGSKERRYVLDMFPYPSGDLHMGHAEAFAMGDVVARYLRLKGYDVLHPIGWDSFGLPAENAAIKRNAHPSEWTYANIETQAASFKRYAISADWSRRLHTSDADYYRWTQWLFLRFYERGLAYRKNSPVNWCPKDLTVLANEQVVNGACERCGTPVTKKSLNQWYFKITEYADRLLDDMDELKGRWPERVLAMQRNWIGRSEGAHVNFNIEPSDGREAKDVTVFTTRPDTLHGATFFVVAADAHLALDLVTPEQHDALMDYREKVKALSDIERQSTDREKTGVFLGRYAINPLNGEKLPVWAADYVLADYGTGAIMAVPAHDQRDLDFAKTFDLPVRAVLDTGEEDPAVSGTATTGEGSLINSGDLDGLSKAEGIAKAIDMVEAAGTGEKTVNYRLRDWLLSRQRFWGAPIPIIHCAECGEVPVPDDQLPVRLPEDLRGEALSPKGTSPLAAAADWVNVDCPNCGRAATRDTDTMDTFVDSSWYYLRFASPDYTEGPFDVEAVNKWLPVGQYVGGVEHAILHLLYSRFFTKVLKDLGLVDFDEPFSALLNQGQVLNGGKAMSKSLGNGVDLGEQLDKFGVDAVRLTMIFASPPEDDVDWADVSPSGSAKFLARAWRLGQDVTSAVGTDPADGDRALRSVTHRTIADAAELLDNHKFNVVIARLMELVNATRKTIDSGVGGADPAVREAAEAVAIVLSLFAPYTAEDLWAALGHEPSVAEASWPAVDEQLLVQATVTAVVQVQGKVRDRLEVAPDISEEELKAKALASEQVVKTLDGRSIRTVIVRAPKLVNIVPA
- a CDS encoding ComEC/Rec2 family competence protein, whose amino-acid sequence is MTVLLLAGLLRRRRKAIPAVNGTVFLLVCTAGLLALVIGIKHTERLSGPIGPAIDSGAYVTAELTALSDASRSKNPSMFGSGPRYLVTAEITEASHSGRKFEAATPVLVIGSQTWRTVRYGDRLHAAGTLAPMEPGSSEAAMLSASTAPDVTSTPAAAEAVTTLRSLFVEHTGGLPPDARGLLPGMVFGDREQQTDDLEEAMRRTGLTHLMAVSGANCSYLLGFVYLLAAACRTPRWLSSVLGIVALAGFVLLVRPEPSVLRAAVMGAIGVAALVSGRRRASLSFLALAVIVLLLADPWLAGEYSFILSVLATLGLVLLGSTCSRWLQHFMPKLLADAMAIPLAAQLFCTPVLVQLQPELAMFSIPANVLAAPVVPFVTIGGMVSLALLPWVPLPGSWLVHATGFLTLWVAQIARTFSGLPLATLPWLGGPAGAVLAAAAAVVLLALLWLAAQGRLGISSLCFRVEQAAGRGSGSGRRYTPASANQAPRVGAEQVKRLERGTTWLAVGRWPGKRRVGTVFCAAAVAGALVGWLVSSTGAVPLPDRWDAVVCDVGQGDGLVIRTGSGQAMVIDAGPEPDAMDSCLDSLGVESVGLLVLTHMHLDHYGGLDGVLDGRRVARVLVGSSKKELPDLVEGTLAEHGLDPELGKAGQSGRTGSASWQILWPTAARGGASENDSSIVMLVALPDADGGVLRILLTGDLEEDAAADLLRGLALEPGSVDVLKISHHGARNGGTAILDRVQPRTAVISVGRGNDYGHPAPEILSALERLRVPVFRTDQIGTIVIDLAGGSLAVRPAE
- a CDS encoding DegV family protein, yielding MSWLEDLVQRSRQLLHPAGRKPDEASGGPRVAVVTDSAASLPAEWAAEPETADWLRIVPMPVMISGQIYGEGVDDVPAVLTIGLAEGKEVKTSRPSPGLFTRTYEELQRQGYDAIVSIHLSGSLSGTVEAAALAAAEVDIRVEIVDTRSVAMAEGFAVVAAVLAAQDGAEVSAVAERAREAAAAADVLFYVPSLDQLRRGGRINPAAGFFGSLLAIKPILTIRDGAIAEVEKIRTASKALVRMQQLVVRRIEELEYSPQLAVHYFGNEAEARSLAEELSPHVGDEILVTAVPSVLAAHAGLGVLAVVIGPAMPDPVS